Proteins co-encoded in one Alphaproteobacteria bacterium genomic window:
- a CDS encoding amidohydrolase, translating to MVGARALSSFMIGFALFGTSFQASAQSPRWADVDERAAALEDRVIAWRRDIHANPELSNREFRTAALVAEHLRSLGLDEVRTDIAHTGVVGVLVGGLPGPVVALRADMDALPVVEQTGLDFASVVRTTYNGQEVGVMHACGHDTHVAMLMGAAEVLAGMREHIPGTVTFIFQPAEEGPPEGEEGGASLMVAEGALDNPRPDAIFGLHIGARDPGVLFFTEGPMLASADVLKISVFGRQTHGAAPHRGIDPIVVSSQIILGLQTIHSRQIDTHETAVISIGSIHGGVRHNIIPDRVELVGTVRTHKSEVRRDIHERIARTAKGIAESAGATAEVSWGHGVPVAYNEPDLVRTMLPTLERVAGQTMVQRTQAVMGYEDFSFYQQQVPGMFVFMGARLPNVAPADAAPNHSPHFVVDEAYLRLGVRTLSNLALDFLHQNGG from the coding sequence ATGGTTGGCGCGCGCGCGCTATCAAGTTTTATGATCGGTTTTGCACTGTTTGGCACCAGCTTTCAGGCAAGCGCCCAGTCACCGCGCTGGGCAGATGTCGACGAACGGGCGGCAGCGTTGGAAGACCGGGTTATCGCTTGGCGGCGCGACATTCATGCTAATCCGGAACTCAGCAATCGCGAGTTCCGAACCGCGGCGCTGGTGGCCGAGCATCTGCGCAGCCTGGGCCTCGACGAAGTGCGCACCGACATAGCTCATACCGGCGTCGTAGGCGTACTCGTGGGTGGGCTGCCGGGGCCGGTCGTGGCGCTGCGCGCCGACATGGATGCGCTGCCCGTGGTCGAGCAGACCGGGCTCGACTTCGCGTCTGTCGTGCGCACTACCTATAACGGCCAGGAGGTCGGTGTGATGCACGCCTGCGGCCACGATACTCACGTCGCCATGCTAATGGGTGCGGCCGAGGTGCTTGCCGGCATGCGTGAGCACATTCCCGGCACTGTGACTTTCATCTTTCAGCCAGCAGAAGAAGGCCCTCCCGAGGGCGAAGAAGGCGGCGCCTCACTGATGGTAGCAGAAGGTGCGCTGGACAACCCGCGACCCGACGCCATCTTCGGCTTGCATATCGGTGCCCGCGACCCCGGCGTGCTGTTCTTCACCGAAGGGCCAATGCTGGCCAGCGCCGACGTGCTCAAGATCTCGGTGTTCGGCCGTCAGACCCATGGCGCCGCGCCCCATCGCGGCATCGACCCCATCGTCGTCTCCTCACAGATCATCTTAGGATTGCAGACCATCCACTCACGCCAGATCGACACCCACGAGACGGCGGTCATCTCGATCGGCAGCATCCATGGCGGCGTGCGCCACAACATCATTCCCGACCGGGTCGAGTTGGTCGGCACAGTGCGCACCCACAAGTCCGAGGTCCGCCGGGACATTCACGAGCGTATCGCACGCACGGCAAAGGGCATCGCCGAGAGCGCAGGCGCCACGGCGGAAGTCTCCTGGGGCCACGGCGTGCCGGTCGCCTATAACGAGCCGGATCTAGTGCGCACCATGCTACCGACGCTAGAGCGCGTTGCCGGCCAGACTATGGTACAGCGGACGCAGGCCGTGATGGGCTATGAGGATTTTTCCTTCTATCAGCAACAGGTGCCCGGCATGTTCGTCTTCATGGGCGCTCGCCTGCCCAATGTCGCACCCGCCGACGCCGCGCCCAATCACTCGCCCCACTTCGTCGTCGACGAGGCCTATCTGCGCCTCGGTGTGCGCACGCTGAGCAATCTAGCATTGGACTTCCTACACCAAAACGGAGGCTGA